The following coding sequences are from one Halorubrum sp. BOL3-1 window:
- a CDS encoding ribosome assembly factor SBDS, with protein sequence MISLDEAVTARLESHGERFEVLIDPAAALAIKRGEFEGELEEVIAAEDVFENASRGDRPTEGDLETVFGTTDPLSVIPEVVERGEIQITAEQRAEMQERKHNQLVTTITRNAVNPQMDDSPHPPERIERALEEAGFQIDPMEPVENQIDDALDALRPVIPIRFEEVTMAVQLPADYAGSGQAQIREFGDLEREEWQNDGSWVGVLTFPAGLQNDLYDLVNEVTSGEGDARVVKDKDELRTR encoded by the coding sequence ATGATATCGCTCGACGAGGCCGTGACGGCCCGACTGGAGTCACACGGGGAGCGCTTCGAGGTCCTGATCGACCCCGCCGCCGCGCTCGCGATCAAACGCGGGGAGTTCGAGGGCGAGCTTGAGGAGGTCATCGCGGCCGAGGACGTCTTCGAGAACGCCTCGCGTGGCGACCGGCCGACGGAGGGCGACTTAGAGACCGTCTTCGGCACCACGGACCCGCTGTCGGTCATCCCCGAAGTCGTCGAGCGCGGAGAGATACAGATCACCGCCGAGCAGCGCGCCGAGATGCAAGAACGGAAGCACAACCAGCTCGTCACCACTATCACGCGCAACGCGGTGAACCCGCAGATGGACGACTCGCCGCACCCCCCCGAGCGGATCGAGCGCGCCTTGGAGGAGGCCGGGTTCCAGATCGACCCGATGGAGCCGGTGGAGAACCAGATCGACGACGCGCTCGACGCGCTGCGGCCGGTGATCCCGATCCGCTTCGAGGAGGTGACGATGGCGGTTCAGCTCCCGGCCGACTACGCGGGGTCCGGGCAGGCGCAGATCAGGGAGTTCGGTGACCTAGAGCGCGAGGAGTGGCAGAACGACGGCTCGTGGGTGGGCGTTCTCACCTTCCCCGCCGGTCTCCAGAACGACCTCTACGACCTCGTCAACGAGGTCACGTCCGGGGAGGGAGACGCCCGCGTCGTCAAGGACAAAGACGAGCTCCGGACCCGCTGA
- a CDS encoding YbaK/EbsC family protein: MHPRAAEFEGRARDRYGVDADVLEFGAGTETAAAAADAVGCETGAIASTIVVSLSGGERDGALAAAVTSGANRLDLDAVADRFGAAAAEMGDPDRIREAVGWSIGGVPPICHDAALPTVFDPTLTEYDTVYGAAGTPSAVFAIDPETLADLADAAVVDLTE; this comes from the coding sequence ATGCATCCACGCGCGGCGGAGTTCGAAGGACGGGCGCGAGACCGCTACGGAGTCGACGCCGACGTGCTGGAGTTCGGTGCGGGCACGGAGACGGCGGCCGCCGCGGCCGACGCCGTCGGCTGCGAGACGGGCGCGATAGCGTCGACCATCGTCGTCTCGCTGTCCGGCGGCGAGCGGGACGGTGCCCTCGCGGCCGCGGTCACGAGCGGCGCGAACCGACTGGACCTCGACGCCGTCGCGGACCGCTTCGGCGCCGCCGCCGCCGAGATGGGCGACCCCGACCGAATCCGTGAGGCCGTCGGCTGGAGCATCGGCGGCGTCCCGCCGATCTGTCACGACGCCGCGCTCCCGACGGTCTTCGATCCGACGCTCACGGAGTACGACACCGTCTACGGCGCCGCGGGGACGCCGAGCGCGGTGTTCGCGATCGATCCGGAGACGCTTGCCGACCTGGCCGACGCGGCGGTCGTCGACCTCACCGAGTGA